The Streptomyces sp. P9-A4 genome contains a region encoding:
- a CDS encoding response regulator transcription factor: MTRVLVVEDEESFSDALSYMLRKEGFEVAVAATGPDGLDEFERNGADLVLLDLMLPGLPGTEVCRQLRGRSNVPVIMVTAKDSEIDKVVGLEIGADDYVTKPFSSRELVARIRAVLRRRGEPEEVTPAALEAGPVRMDVDRHVVTVAGGKVDLPLKEFDLLEMLLRNAGRVLTRMQLIDRVWGADYVGDTKTLDVHVKRLRAKIEPDPGAPRYLVTVRGLGYKFEP, translated from the coding sequence GTGACCCGAGTGCTCGTCGTCGAGGATGAGGAATCCTTCAGCGACGCCCTGTCCTACATGCTTCGCAAAGAGGGTTTCGAGGTCGCCGTCGCGGCGACCGGGCCCGACGGCCTCGACGAGTTCGAGCGCAACGGGGCCGACCTCGTCCTCCTCGACCTGATGCTTCCCGGGCTGCCCGGTACCGAGGTGTGCCGTCAGCTGCGCGGCCGCTCGAACGTCCCGGTCATCATGGTGACCGCCAAGGACAGCGAGATCGACAAGGTCGTCGGGCTGGAGATAGGAGCCGACGACTACGTGACGAAGCCCTTCTCCTCGCGGGAGCTGGTCGCCCGCATCCGCGCGGTGCTGCGGCGCCGCGGGGAGCCGGAGGAGGTCACCCCGGCCGCTCTGGAGGCCGGCCCGGTCCGGATGGACGTCGACCGCCACGTGGTGACGGTCGCGGGCGGCAAGGTCGACCTGCCGCTGAAGGAGTTCGACCTCCTGGAGATGCTGCTGCGCAACGCGGGCCGCGTGCTGACCCGTATGCAGCTCATCGACCGGGTGTGGGGCGCGGACTACGTGGGCGACACCAAGACCCTCGATGTCCACGTCAAGCGCCTGCGCGCCAAGATCGAGCCGGACCCGGGCGCCCCGCGCTACCTGGTCACGGTCCGGGGCCTGGGCTACAAGTTCGAGCCGTAG
- a CDS encoding sensor histidine kinase: MDVNAAVAALAAIAGVCTGVIAMLAFRWSERDQARPTRTSLHTDAVLPPGVDTVLSVLRSSAVVLDESDSVVKASSAAYALGLVRGGKLAVEPMLNMARDTRRDGEIRQVELDLARRGTGRGEALAVSARVAPLGSRLVLLLVEDLTEARRIEAVRRDFVANVSHELKTPTGALSLLSEAVMDASDDPEAVTRFAGRMQIEATRLTNLVQELIDLSRVQNDDPLEDSEPVSVDELVAEAIDRSRHTASTKQITMVSGGDADLRVWGSRGQLAAALGNLVENAVNYSPARTRVGIAARHVAAPSGDLIEIAVTDQGIGIPDKDKERVFERFYRVDPARSRATGGTGLGLAIVKHVAASHGGEVTVWSTEGQGSTFTLRLPEAGAVRDRRPASSPTPDLMTEPLPAPEVLP; the protein is encoded by the coding sequence ATGGACGTGAACGCGGCGGTCGCCGCATTGGCCGCGATCGCCGGAGTGTGCACCGGCGTGATCGCCATGCTGGCGTTCCGCTGGAGCGAACGCGACCAGGCGAGACCCACCCGAACCTCACTGCACACCGACGCCGTGCTCCCGCCCGGCGTCGATACCGTGCTGTCCGTGCTGCGCTCCTCCGCGGTGGTGCTCGACGAGAGCGACTCCGTGGTGAAGGCCAGCTCGGCGGCGTACGCACTCGGCCTGGTCCGGGGCGGGAAGCTGGCCGTGGAGCCGATGCTCAACATGGCCCGCGACACCCGCCGCGACGGGGAGATACGGCAGGTCGAGCTGGATCTCGCCCGGCGCGGCACCGGACGCGGCGAGGCCCTCGCCGTCTCCGCGCGGGTCGCCCCGCTGGGCTCGCGACTCGTGCTGCTGCTGGTCGAGGACCTCACCGAGGCCCGTCGCATCGAAGCGGTACGGCGCGACTTCGTCGCCAATGTGAGCCATGAGCTCAAGACGCCCACGGGGGCGCTCTCCCTGCTCTCCGAGGCGGTCATGGACGCCTCGGACGACCCCGAGGCGGTCACCCGCTTCGCCGGCCGGATGCAGATAGAGGCGACCCGCCTCACCAACCTCGTGCAGGAGCTGATCGACCTCTCCCGCGTGCAGAACGACGACCCGCTGGAGGACTCCGAGCCGGTGTCCGTGGACGAACTGGTCGCCGAGGCGATCGACCGTTCCCGGCACACCGCTTCCACCAAGCAGATCACCATGGTCTCCGGAGGGGACGCCGATCTGCGGGTCTGGGGGAGCCGCGGCCAGCTCGCAGCCGCCCTCGGCAACCTCGTCGAGAACGCGGTCAACTACTCACCGGCCCGTACGCGGGTGGGCATCGCCGCCCGCCATGTGGCCGCCCCGTCCGGCGACCTGATCGAGATAGCCGTCACCGACCAGGGCATCGGCATCCCCGACAAGGACAAGGAGCGCGTCTTCGAGCGCTTCTACCGGGTCGACCCGGCCCGTTCCCGTGCCACCGGCGGTACGGGACTCGGACTGGCCATCGTCAAACACGTGGCCGCCTCCCACGGCGGGGAGGTCACCGTCTGGAGCACCGAGGGTCAGGGCTCCACCTTCACCCTGCGGCTGCCCGAGGCGGGCGCCGTACGGGACCGCCGGCCCGCCTCGTCCCCCACCCCTGATCTCATGACCGAACCGCTTCCTGCCCCGGAGGTCCTTCCGTGA
- the phoU gene encoding phosphate signaling complex protein PhoU, producing MRDAYHEELDSIGEGLVEMARLVGSAIGRATTAMLDADLKLAESVIAADQKVDDLQHDLEARAIALLARQQPVATDLRIVVTSLRMSADLERSGDLAQHVAKLARLRFPETAVPRDLHATILEMGQLAQRLMAKAAEVIITKDVDLALQLEQDDDEMDLLHRTLFQHLIDDRWKHGIETAVDVTLLGRYYERFADHAVSVAKRVVYLVTGEHADELQAADAPVEGA from the coding sequence ATGCGGGACGCGTACCACGAGGAACTTGACTCGATCGGCGAGGGCCTGGTCGAGATGGCCCGACTCGTCGGGTCGGCGATCGGGCGCGCCACGACGGCGATGCTCGACGCGGATCTGAAGCTCGCGGAGAGCGTGATCGCCGCGGACCAGAAGGTCGACGACCTCCAGCACGACCTGGAGGCGCGAGCGATAGCGCTGCTCGCCCGGCAGCAGCCGGTGGCGACGGACCTGCGCATCGTGGTGACCTCGCTGCGCATGAGCGCCGACCTGGAGCGCTCGGGCGACCTGGCGCAGCACGTCGCGAAGCTGGCGCGGCTGCGGTTCCCCGAGACGGCGGTGCCTCGGGATCTGCACGCGACCATCCTGGAGATGGGTCAGCTGGCGCAGCGCCTGATGGCGAAGGCGGCGGAGGTCATCATCACGAAGGACGTCGACCTGGCGCTCCAGCTGGAGCAGGACGACGACGAGATGGACCTGCTGCACCGGACGCTGTTCCAGCACCTGATCGACGACCGCTGGAAGCACGGCATCGAGACGGCGGTCGACGTGACGCTGCTCGGCCGCTACTACGAGCGTTTCGCGGACCACGCGGTGTCGGTGGCGAAGCGGGTCGTGTACCTGGTGACGGGCGAGCACGCGGACGAGCTCCAGGCCGCGGACGCGCCGGTGGAGGGGGCGTAG
- a CDS encoding GNAT family N-acetyltransferase, whose product MSTSLRLEPITPANVDAALALRVHPHQERNVAPVARSLAEAYAFGATAWPRLIFDGDRLVGFLMAFLDIQWNEKKDPDDRRSGLWRLNISADAQGNGYGRFAVDAVREELLRHGEQRLYVTWEPGEDGPCAFYHRLGFRPTGETSGDQTVGVLDLDGARGA is encoded by the coding sequence ATGAGTACGTCACTCCGCCTGGAGCCGATCACCCCCGCGAACGTCGACGCCGCCCTCGCCCTGCGCGTCCACCCCCACCAGGAGCGGAACGTCGCCCCCGTCGCCCGTTCCCTCGCCGAGGCCTACGCCTTCGGTGCCACCGCGTGGCCGCGGCTGATCTTCGACGGCGACCGGCTCGTCGGCTTCCTGATGGCCTTCCTCGACATCCAGTGGAACGAGAAGAAGGACCCCGACGACCGCCGCAGCGGTCTCTGGCGGCTCAACATCTCCGCCGACGCACAGGGCAACGGGTACGGGCGCTTCGCCGTCGACGCCGTCCGCGAGGAACTGCTGCGGCACGGCGAACAGCGGCTGTACGTCACCTGGGAACCCGGCGAGGACGGCCCCTGCGCCTTCTACCACCGGCTCGGTTTCCGCCCGACCGGCGAGACCAGCGGCGACCAGACCGTCGGCGTACTCGACCTGGACGGAGCGCGAGGAGCGTAG